A single Streptomyces mirabilis DNA region contains:
- a CDS encoding ammonium transporter: MEFVQTVETLDTVNLAAASHLDTGDTAWLLAATALVLLMTPGLALFYGGMVRTKSVLNMLMMSFVSIALVTVVWLVVGYSLAFGDDAFGGLVGGLKHVGMDGIGPDSVHGTVPTLLFATFQLTFAIITAALISGAVADRAKFAAWLVFVPVWALLVYVPVAHWVWGPGGWVQAKLGALDFAGGLPVEITSGASGLALCLVLGPRLGFKKDAMRPHNLPMVMLGAGLLWFGWFGFNAGSALGADGLAAAAFLNTLAAGCTGLLGWLFVEQKRDGHPTTLGAASGAVAGLVAITPSCGSVSLLGALVVGLAAGVVCSYAVGWKFRLNYDDSLDVVGVHLVGGIIGTVLIGFFADATMTGGAEGLLYGGGFGQLGKQLVAVVAVGAYAFTVTYGIGKVLDKVMGLRADEEHEHTGLDLTVHAETAYDHGVLGHGAPVSSSLPTAQKAKAQA, from the coding sequence GTGGAGTTCGTGCAGACCGTGGAGACCCTGGACACCGTCAACCTGGCCGCCGCATCCCACCTCGACACCGGCGACACCGCCTGGCTGCTCGCCGCGACCGCCCTCGTTCTCCTGATGACGCCGGGCCTGGCCCTCTTCTACGGCGGCATGGTCCGCACGAAGAGCGTCCTCAACATGCTGATGATGAGTTTTGTGTCGATCGCCCTGGTCACCGTCGTATGGCTGGTGGTCGGGTACTCGCTCGCCTTCGGGGACGACGCCTTCGGGGGGCTCGTCGGCGGCCTGAAGCACGTGGGTATGGACGGGATCGGGCCGGACAGTGTGCACGGGACCGTGCCCACCCTGCTCTTCGCCACCTTCCAGCTCACCTTCGCGATCATCACCGCCGCGCTGATCAGCGGGGCGGTCGCCGACCGGGCGAAGTTCGCGGCGTGGCTGGTGTTCGTGCCGGTCTGGGCGCTGCTCGTATACGTTCCCGTCGCGCACTGGGTGTGGGGTCCGGGGGGCTGGGTCCAGGCGAAGCTGGGTGCGCTGGACTTCGCGGGCGGGCTGCCGGTCGAGATCACCTCCGGCGCCTCCGGCCTGGCCCTCTGTCTCGTCCTCGGCCCCCGTCTCGGCTTCAAGAAGGACGCCATGCGGCCGCACAACCTGCCGATGGTGATGCTGGGCGCGGGGTTGTTGTGGTTCGGCTGGTTCGGCTTCAACGCCGGGTCCGCGCTGGGCGCCGACGGACTCGCCGCCGCCGCCTTCCTCAACACCCTCGCCGCCGGCTGCACCGGTCTGCTCGGCTGGCTCTTCGTCGAGCAGAAGCGCGACGGCCACCCCACCACCCTCGGCGCCGCCTCCGGCGCGGTCGCGGGCCTGGTGGCCATCACCCCGTCCTGCGGATCCGTGTCGCTGCTGGGCGCGCTGGTCGTCGGTCTCGCCGCCGGTGTCGTCTGCTCGTACGCCGTCGGCTGGAAGTTCAGGCTGAACTACGACGACTCGCTGGACGTCGTCGGCGTTCACCTGGTCGGCGGCATCATCGGCACGGTCCTCATCGGGTTCTTCGCCGACGCGACGATGACGGGTGGCGCCGAGGGGCTGCTGTACGGCGGTGGGTTCGGGCAGCTCGGCAAGCAGCTGGTGGCGGTCGTTGCCGTGGGGGCGTACGCCTTCACCGTCACGTACGGCATCGGGAAGGTGCTCGACAAGGTCATGGGGTTGCGGGCGGACGAGGAGCACGAGCACACCGGCCTGGACCTTACGGTGCACGCCGAGACCGCTTACGATCACGGGGTCCTGGGCCACGGCGCCCCGGTCTCGTCATCCCTCCCCACCGCTCAGAAGGCCAAGGCCCAGGCATGA
- the era gene encoding GTPase Era yields MGAMSVRTQSSEPSEAPHRAGFACFVGRPNAGKSTLTNALVGQKVAITANQPQTTRHTVRGIVHRPDAQLILVDTPGLHKPRTLLGERLNDIVRTTWAEVDVIGFCLPANEKLGPGDRFIAKELASIKKTPKIAIVTKTDLVDSKTLAEQLIAIDQLGRELGFEWAEIVPVSAVGDKQVDLLADLIVPLLPEGPALYPEGDLTDEPEQVMIAELIREAALEGVRDELPHSIAVVVEEMLPREDRPADKPLLDIHAFVYIERPSQKGIIIGPKGKRLKEVGIKSRKQIEALLGTPVFLDLHVKVAKDWQRDPRQLRKLGF; encoded by the coding sequence ATGGGCGCCATGAGCGTTCGTACCCAGTCATCCGAGCCGTCCGAGGCACCCCACCGCGCCGGCTTCGCCTGCTTCGTGGGCCGCCCCAACGCGGGCAAGTCCACCCTCACGAATGCTCTGGTCGGCCAGAAGGTGGCGATCACCGCGAACCAGCCGCAGACCACGCGGCACACGGTACGGGGCATCGTGCACCGCCCCGACGCCCAGCTGATCCTGGTCGACACCCCCGGTCTGCACAAGCCGCGCACGCTGCTGGGCGAGCGCCTGAACGACATCGTGCGCACGACGTGGGCCGAGGTCGACGTCATCGGTTTCTGCCTCCCCGCGAACGAGAAGCTCGGTCCGGGTGACCGTTTCATCGCGAAGGAACTGGCGTCCATCAAGAAGACGCCGAAGATCGCGATCGTCACGAAGACCGACCTCGTCGACAGCAAGACGCTCGCCGAGCAGCTCATCGCGATCGATCAGCTCGGGCGGGAGCTGGGGTTCGAGTGGGCGGAGATCGTGCCGGTCTCCGCGGTCGGCGACAAGCAGGTGGACCTGCTGGCCGACCTGATCGTCCCGCTCCTTCCCGAGGGCCCGGCTCTCTACCCGGAGGGTGACCTCACCGACGAGCCCGAGCAGGTCATGATCGCGGAGCTCATCCGCGAGGCGGCGCTGGAGGGTGTGCGCGACGAGCTCCCCCACTCCATCGCCGTGGTGGTGGAGGAGATGCTCCCCCGCGAGGACCGCCCCGCCGACAAGCCCCTCCTCGACATCCACGCCTTCGTCTACATCGAGCGCCCCAGCCAGAAGGGCATCATCATCGGCCCCAAGGGCAAGCGCCTGAAGGAGGTCGGCATCAAGTCCCGCAAGCAGATCGAGGCACTGCTGGGTACGCCGGTCTTCCTCGACCTCCATGTGAAGGTCGCGAAGGACTGGCAGCGGGACCCCCGCCAACTCCGCAAACTCGGCTTCTGA
- a CDS encoding P-II family nitrogen regulator has protein sequence MKLITAIVKPYRLDEVKTALQELGVHGLTVSEASGYGRQRGHTEVYRGAEYQVDLVPKVRIEVVVEDADSEAAIDAIVNAAQTGKIGDGKVWAVPVETVVRVRTGERGPDAL, from the coding sequence ATGAAGCTCATCACCGCCATCGTCAAGCCGTACCGTCTCGACGAGGTCAAGACCGCTCTCCAGGAGCTCGGCGTGCACGGGCTGACCGTCAGCGAGGCCAGTGGGTACGGGCGCCAGCGCGGCCACACGGAGGTCTACCGCGGCGCCGAGTACCAGGTCGACCTGGTCCCCAAGGTCCGTATCGAGGTCGTCGTCGAGGACGCGGACTCGGAGGCCGCGATCGACGCGATCGTCAACGCCGCGCAGACGGGGAAGATCGGCGACGGGAAGGTGTGGGCCGTACCGGTCGAGACGGTCGTACGGGTGCGGACGGGCGAGCGCGGCCCCGACGCACTCTGA
- a CDS encoding beta-xylosidase — translation MATHRGTRGSHARRRRWAALLGVTALAVTAGGALAAPAGAAAADSQNVDFATHCIPPAIAGIPPIDGTTTAIITVDNPSPKVGDTVTVTYKVVTPAANNPTALALPADIMTPTGKVALGGAQTGDVTVAGPRKNDPVAGNAPFPGFSMTGTFTVTSPGAITLAPGDYNIHTSYILELDTPCTVTNPPAPVSGTITATDGTQTNNRAISLGSASGKPGDSVTVTGSNFTPGASVTLAGRSGATQTADTATTTADAQGSISGTLAVNDKTTTGVVAYEGASWSDTKGAGPAAYVVVDDTPIPAGSQKLTTTVKAGTLSMSQAGDAVQLSAVDFGKGGASTGALQTVTVKDFRGGPAGWSLTGKVTDFTGPGAKIDAGKLSWTPACATKAGSPSTCQAGSSGAVGGAGATLASTPNGALTGGEFTVDAGLSLDVPAFTPPGSYSGVLTLTLT, via the coding sequence ATGGCAACGCACAGGGGAACCAGGGGTTCGCACGCCCGAAGACGCCGCTGGGCGGCACTGCTCGGGGTGACCGCGCTGGCGGTCACCGCGGGAGGCGCGCTGGCGGCCCCGGCGGGCGCCGCGGCCGCGGACTCCCAGAACGTGGACTTCGCCACGCACTGCATCCCGCCGGCGATCGCGGGCATCCCGCCGATCGACGGCACCACCACCGCGATCATCACGGTGGACAACCCCAGTCCCAAGGTCGGTGACACCGTCACCGTGACGTACAAGGTGGTCACGCCCGCCGCGAACAACCCGACCGCCCTCGCCCTGCCCGCCGACATCATGACGCCCACCGGCAAGGTCGCCCTCGGCGGCGCGCAGACGGGGGACGTCACGGTCGCGGGCCCCAGGAAGAACGACCCGGTGGCGGGCAACGCGCCCTTCCCGGGGTTCAGCATGACGGGCACCTTCACCGTCACCAGCCCGGGCGCCATCACCCTCGCGCCCGGCGACTACAACATCCACACCAGCTACATCCTGGAGCTGGACACCCCCTGCACGGTCACCAACCCGCCCGCCCCGGTCTCCGGGACGATCACCGCGACGGACGGAACCCAGACCAACAACCGTGCCATCTCGCTCGGTTCGGCCTCCGGGAAGCCCGGTGACAGCGTGACCGTCACCGGCAGCAACTTCACCCCGGGCGCGAGCGTGACCCTCGCCGGACGGTCGGGGGCCACCCAGACCGCCGACACCGCCACCACGACCGCCGACGCGCAGGGTTCGATCAGCGGCACGCTGGCCGTCAACGACAAGACGACGACCGGCGTGGTGGCGTACGAGGGCGCGAGCTGGAGCGACACCAAGGGAGCGGGGCCGGCGGCGTACGTGGTCGTCGACGACACCCCGATCCCCGCGGGCTCCCAGAAACTCACCACCACGGTGAAGGCGGGAACCCTGTCGATGTCCCAGGCCGGGGACGCCGTCCAGCTGTCGGCGGTGGACTTCGGCAAGGGCGGGGCCTCGACCGGGGCCCTGCAGACGGTGACCGTCAAGGACTTCCGCGGCGGACCCGCGGGCTGGTCCCTGACCGGCAAGGTCACCGACTTCACCGGTCCCGGCGCCAAGATCGATGCCGGGAAGCTGAGCTGGACCCCCGCCTGCGCGACCAAGGCGGGCAGCCCGAGCACCTGCCAGGCCGGTTCGTCCGGCGCGGTGGGCGGTGCGGGAGCGACGCTGGCGTCCACCCCCAACGGAGCGCTCACCGGTGGTGAGTTCACCGTCGACGCCGGGCTGTCACTGGACGTACCGGCGTTCACCCCGCCGGGTTCCTACTCCGGCGTGCTCACCCTGACGCTCACCTGA
- a CDS encoding GNAT family N-acetyltransferase encodes MTTVNDTPLDRLERYYDSVPRAAARAEDFGPLTLFVREATGWPYYARPTLGWTGPAATAEDVDRVRARQRELCVPEAFEWVAEVTPGLREAVEATGLRVHAHPLMIRDEDAPLPDPHPLVRVLDPEDPFLAGALAVPHVAFAAPGTAVGEAGRGELATEITARAAEVPAAADRIRVGRTVLAAAVENGVVVCSGMHLPVGPVSEIAGVGTLPAERRRGLAYAVTAALVTDARERGVETLFLSAGDEDVARMYGRLGFRTVATALIAELAE; translated from the coding sequence ATGACCACGGTGAACGACACACCCCTCGACCGCCTTGAGCGCTACTACGACTCGGTGCCGCGCGCCGCCGCGCGGGCCGAGGACTTCGGCCCGCTGACCCTCTTCGTCCGGGAGGCCACGGGCTGGCCGTACTACGCGCGACCCACCCTGGGTTGGACGGGCCCGGCGGCCACCGCCGAGGACGTCGATCGGGTGCGGGCGCGGCAGCGGGAGCTGTGCGTACCGGAGGCCTTCGAGTGGGTGGCGGAGGTGACGCCGGGCCTGCGGGAGGCGGTCGAGGCGACGGGGCTACGGGTGCACGCGCATCCCCTGATGATCCGCGACGAGGACGCACCGCTGCCCGACCCGCACCCCCTGGTCCGCGTCCTGGACCCCGAAGACCCCTTCCTGGCGGGCGCGTTGGCGGTGCCGCACGTGGCGTTCGCGGCGCCGGGCACGGCGGTGGGGGAGGCCGGACGCGGCGAACTCGCCACCGAGATCACCGCCCGCGCCGCCGAGGTACCCGCGGCCGCGGACCGCATCCGCGTGGGCCGCACCGTACTGGCCGCGGCGGTCGAGAACGGGGTCGTGGTCTGCTCCGGGATGCACCTGCCCGTCGGCCCCGTGAGCGAGATCGCGGGCGTCGGTACCCTGCCCGCCGAACGGCGCCGTGGACTGGCGTACGCCGTGACCGCGGCCCTCGTGACCGACGCGCGGGAGCGGGGCGTCGAGACGCTGTTCCTGTCGGCCGGGGACGAGGACGTGGCGCGGATGTACGGCCGCCTGGGGTTCCGGACAGTGGCGACGGCGCTGATCGCGGAACTCGCCGAGTAG
- a CDS encoding helix-turn-helix transcriptional regulator, with translation MSRRARVSPAEAGLPDGGARRRTPGLRREEVAVLAGVGASWYQWLEQGRDISVSPQVLDAVARVLRLSNAERRHLYLLAGLNPPAPEVAPEVRDMCDGLRRLIDTWMPYPAHIMDPYYNCVMYNDAAGMVLGMRPDNTQNCIIDFFTDPLYRGQSRTWEKNARTVVAQFRASCAAAPDDEGYQEVLDQLRAASPEFAALWEERDIEDAGQIRKELDHPLVGLLAVESTAMKVPARPDLTIVLHTPLPEANTAAKLEWLASPEGRRGSMYPVAG, from the coding sequence ATGAGCCGCCGGGCGAGGGTGTCACCGGCGGAGGCCGGACTGCCGGACGGCGGGGCCCGCCGACGCACGCCCGGGCTGCGCCGCGAGGAGGTCGCCGTGCTCGCGGGCGTCGGCGCGTCCTGGTACCAGTGGCTGGAGCAGGGGCGGGACATCTCCGTCTCGCCCCAGGTACTCGACGCGGTCGCCCGCGTCCTGCGGCTCAGCAACGCCGAACGACGCCATCTGTACCTGCTAGCCGGGCTGAACCCGCCCGCGCCGGAGGTCGCGCCTGAGGTCCGGGACATGTGCGACGGGCTGCGGCGGCTGATCGACACGTGGATGCCGTATCCGGCGCACATCATGGACCCCTACTACAACTGCGTCATGTACAACGATGCCGCCGGGATGGTCCTCGGCATGCGGCCCGACAACACGCAGAACTGCATTATCGACTTCTTCACCGACCCGCTGTACCGGGGGCAGTCCCGGACCTGGGAAAAGAACGCGCGCACGGTCGTCGCCCAGTTCCGCGCGTCGTGCGCGGCGGCGCCGGACGACGAGGGGTACCAGGAGGTACTGGACCAACTCCGGGCCGCCTCACCGGAGTTCGCCGCGTTGTGGGAGGAGCGGGACATCGAGGACGCCGGGCAGATCCGCAAGGAGCTCGATCACCCGCTCGTCGGGCTGCTCGCCGTCGAGTCCACCGCGATGAAGGTGCCGGCGCGGCCCGACCTCACGATCGTGCTGCACACGCCGCTGCCGGAGGCGAACACGGCGGCGAAGCTGGAGTGGCTGGCCTCGCCGGAGGGCCGACGGGGCTCGATGTATCCCGTGGCCGGGTAG
- a CDS encoding cytidine deaminase — translation MTDSSALDPEDRKIVTLARSARARNGVPEGAAVRDETGRTYVAGTVDLPSLRLSALRTAVAMAVASGAKSLEAAAVVSEAGEVSSEDRAAVRDLGGPATPVLLAGADGTVHLTVTAG, via the coding sequence ATGACCGACAGCAGCGCGCTTGACCCCGAGGACCGCAAGATCGTCACCCTGGCCCGTTCCGCGCGGGCGCGCAACGGGGTGCCGGAGGGGGCGGCCGTACGTGATGAGACCGGCCGTACGTATGTCGCGGGGACGGTGGATCTTCCCTCCCTGCGGTTGAGCGCGTTGCGTACCGCGGTGGCGATGGCGGTGGCGTCCGGGGCGAAGTCTCTTGAGGCGGCGGCGGTGGTGTCCGAGGCGGGGGAGGTTTCTTCGGAGGACCGGGCGGCGGTCCGGGACCTCGGTGGTCCGGCGACGCCGGTGCTGCTGGCGGGCGCCGACGGCACGGTTCACCTGACGGTGACCGCGGGCTGA
- a CDS encoding WxL protein peptidoglycan domain-containing protein, protein MRKLYVLVLSVFLLALTTPASYAADNGSWSVYPVSTQIAARPYFYLSADPGQTLRDKVTVANKTGAPLTFRLYAADAYNTARDGGFAVRTVQEKQLGVGAWAHPARSRVTVPARGSVTVPFTLRVPEKAEPGDHPGALVALDERLDRSDAATSAVAVQRAVGARIYLRVGGPTVPALAVEKVHISHHQPLVPGLGESGATISYTLRNAGNVTLNPKVRLRAEGLFGRTLLSRELTKIPSELLPGQRVRLTEPWHGAPQLDWGDVTLTASAPGTRESASTSFFALPWLMAVVVGAGIAAAVVVIRARRSGSGPWWLGARRGGTRPWWLRVRRGRARPSAPVRPSRPVRPTPSRRRSSPSARR, encoded by the coding sequence ATGCGCAAGCTGTACGTCCTCGTCCTGTCCGTGTTCCTTCTCGCGCTCACCACGCCCGCCTCGTACGCCGCCGACAACGGCAGCTGGTCCGTCTACCCCGTCTCCACGCAGATCGCGGCCCGTCCGTACTTCTATCTCTCCGCCGACCCCGGACAGACCCTCCGGGACAAGGTCACCGTCGCCAACAAGACCGGCGCCCCGCTGACCTTCCGGCTGTACGCCGCCGACGCGTACAACACCGCGCGTGACGGCGGGTTCGCGGTGCGGACGGTGCAGGAGAAGCAGCTCGGGGTCGGCGCGTGGGCGCACCCCGCCCGCTCCCGGGTGACGGTGCCCGCGCGCGGTTCGGTGACCGTGCCGTTCACCCTCCGGGTGCCCGAGAAGGCCGAACCCGGTGACCATCCGGGCGCGCTGGTCGCACTCGACGAGCGCCTCGACCGCTCAGACGCGGCGACGTCCGCGGTGGCGGTGCAACGGGCGGTCGGCGCCCGGATCTACCTCCGGGTCGGCGGGCCCACCGTCCCCGCCCTCGCCGTCGAGAAGGTCCACATCAGCCACCACCAGCCCCTGGTCCCCGGCCTCGGCGAGAGCGGCGCCACCATTTCGTACACCCTCCGCAACGCCGGGAACGTCACCCTGAACCCGAAGGTGCGGCTCAGGGCCGAGGGCCTTTTCGGGCGTACGTTGCTGTCCCGGGAGCTCACGAAGATCCCCTCGGAGCTGCTGCCGGGGCAACGGGTCCGGCTGACCGAGCCCTGGCACGGGGCGCCCCAACTCGACTGGGGCGACGTGACGTTGACGGCCAGCGCGCCCGGCACCCGGGAATCGGCGAGCACGTCGTTCTTCGCGCTGCCGTGGCTGATGGCGGTGGTGGTGGGCGCGGGGATCGCCGCCGCCGTGGTGGTGATCAGGGCGCGCAGGAGCGGCAGCGGCCCTTGGTGGCTCGGAGCGCGCAGGGGCGGTACCCGCCCGTGGTGGCTCAGAGTGCGTCGGGGCCGCGCTCGCCCGTCCGCACCCGTACGACCGTCTCGACCGGTACGGCCCACACCTTCCCGTCGCCGATCTTCCCCGTCTGCGCGGCGTTGA
- a CDS encoding MFS transporter: MTAADPVANVGALAEPVERVGRGWTSALSLANGAIWVGWYGPLQILLASQAEDFAPGAGMSKETMLAWVTGAGAVVSLIANPLFGALSDRTTALRGRRTPWIVAGSAGGALSLLLLAGAGGVWTMAAGWCLVQLTLNAAFAAITAAVPDRVPRLQRGSVGGWLGAAQILGVVGGTGLATAAGGVGGGYVACAVFTLVGVLPYVLRYEDLRLPASARPAWSWRTFAASFWLSPRRHPDLAWAWLTRFLINLSNALVLLYLLYYLRDRLHYDDPENGVLILTAVNGVTLLATVVVGGVWSDRVGRRKPFVIWSGVLMAVATAVLSGWQTWPGAIVAAAVLGIGFGVFTSVDFALMTDVLPKALDRGKDLGVINVANALPQVAAPALAAPIVTYLGGYRVLYLVAAVIGLAGALLVGRIRGVE, encoded by the coding sequence ATGACGGCGGCGGACCCCGTCGCGAATGTGGGGGCGCTGGCCGAGCCCGTCGAGCGGGTCGGCCGGGGCTGGACCTCGGCGCTGTCGCTCGCCAACGGGGCGATCTGGGTGGGCTGGTACGGCCCGCTGCAGATCCTGCTGGCCTCCCAGGCGGAGGACTTCGCGCCCGGCGCCGGCATGTCGAAGGAGACCATGCTGGCGTGGGTCACGGGCGCGGGCGCGGTGGTGTCGCTGATCGCCAACCCGCTCTTCGGCGCGCTGTCCGACCGGACGACGGCGCTCCGGGGCCGCCGTACGCCGTGGATCGTGGCGGGTTCGGCGGGCGGCGCCCTCTCCCTGCTGCTCCTGGCGGGAGCGGGCGGGGTCTGGACGATGGCGGCCGGCTGGTGCCTGGTCCAGCTCACCCTGAACGCCGCCTTCGCCGCCATCACCGCGGCCGTCCCCGACCGGGTGCCACGGCTCCAACGCGGCTCCGTGGGCGGCTGGCTGGGCGCCGCGCAGATCCTGGGCGTGGTGGGCGGGACGGGTCTCGCGACGGCGGCGGGCGGCGTGGGCGGCGGCTACGTGGCGTGCGCGGTGTTCACGCTGGTGGGCGTACTGCCGTACGTACTGCGCTACGAGGATCTGCGGCTGCCGGCCTCGGCCCGCCCCGCCTGGTCCTGGCGCACGTTCGCGGCCTCCTTCTGGCTGAGTCCGCGCCGCCACCCGGACCTGGCCTGGGCCTGGCTGACCCGCTTCCTGATCAACCTGAGCAACGCCCTGGTCCTGCTCTACCTCCTGTACTACCTCCGCGACCGGCTCCACTACGACGACCCCGAGAACGGCGTACTGATCCTCACGGCGGTCAACGGCGTCACCCTCCTCGCCACGGTCGTGGTCGGCGGGGTGTGGTCGGACCGGGTGGGCCGCCGCAAGCCGTTCGTGATCTGGTCGGGCGTCCTCATGGCGGTGGCGACGGCGGTCCTCTCCGGGTGGCAGACCTGGCCGGGCGCGATCGTCGCGGCAGCGGTCCTCGGCATCGGCTTCGGTGTCTTCACCTCCGTCGACTTCGCCCTGATGACGGACGTCCTGCCCAAGGCCCTGGACCGCGGCAAGGACCTCGGCGTCATCAACGTCGCCAACGCCCTCCCCCAGGTCGCCGCCCCCGCCCTGGCGGCACCGATCGTGACGTACCTGGGCGGCTACCGGGTGCTGTACCTGGTGGCGGCGGTGATCGGGCTGGCGGGGGCGCTGCTGGTGGGGCGGATCAGGGGCGTGGAGTAA
- a CDS encoding RNA-guided endonuclease InsQ/TnpB family protein, protein MKLVVQVKLMPTPVQAAALEATLRACNEAASWASVMAFEKDVKRNFALREHTYGEVKARWGLGAQAAQHVIKKTCDAYATLKANLKAGNLGRPGSKRYRKAVEKPIGFRPEGAQPYDDRMLSWQIERRRISVWTVSGRVKDVTFTASPEQLATLALYRRGESDLLCRDGMWFLNATCEVPEAPLNSEQVDFLGIDLGIVNIATTSDGEIMAGRELNRFRVRERGLRTKLQHKNTPSAKRRLKKRRRKESRRARDINHKIAKHVVAEAERTGRGIALEDLTGIRERVRLNKPQRVTHSSWSFAQLGAFIAYKARRAGVAVVYVDPAYTSRTCAECGHVDRANRVSQAWFACRSCGFVDHADRNGSRNIRARAWELRRRGAPSTAPAPPRIPGSGAGRKRSITASDARYASPAL, encoded by the coding sequence GTGAAGCTGGTGGTGCAGGTGAAGCTGATGCCGACGCCCGTGCAGGCGGCGGCACTTGAGGCGACCCTGCGCGCCTGCAACGAGGCCGCTTCATGGGCGAGCGTGATGGCCTTCGAAAAGGATGTGAAGAGGAACTTCGCGCTGCGGGAGCACACCTACGGCGAAGTGAAGGCGCGGTGGGGGCTGGGTGCGCAGGCCGCCCAGCACGTGATCAAGAAGACGTGCGACGCGTACGCCACGCTGAAGGCGAACCTGAAGGCCGGGAATCTTGGTAGACCGGGCTCGAAGCGCTATCGCAAGGCCGTGGAGAAGCCGATCGGCTTTCGCCCGGAAGGAGCGCAGCCGTACGACGACCGGATGCTGTCCTGGCAGATCGAACGGCGGCGCATCTCGGTCTGGACGGTGTCGGGGCGGGTCAAGGACGTGACGTTCACCGCTTCCCCGGAGCAGCTGGCGACCCTGGCCTTGTACCGGCGGGGTGAGTCGGATCTGCTGTGCCGGGACGGCATGTGGTTCTTGAATGCCACGTGCGAGGTCCCTGAGGCACCCCTGAACAGCGAGCAGGTGGACTTCCTCGGGATCGACCTGGGGATCGTGAACATCGCCACCACCTCGGACGGCGAGATCATGGCCGGGCGCGAGCTCAACCGCTTCCGGGTCCGTGAGCGCGGCCTGCGCACCAAGCTGCAACACAAGAACACCCCGTCCGCCAAGCGCCGCCTGAAGAAGCGGCGGCGCAAGGAGTCGCGGCGGGCCAGAGACATCAACCACAAGATCGCGAAGCATGTGGTGGCCGAGGCAGAACGCACCGGTCGCGGAATCGCCCTGGAGGATCTGACGGGCATCCGCGAGCGGGTACGGCTGAACAAGCCCCAACGGGTCACCCACTCCAGTTGGTCCTTCGCCCAGCTGGGAGCGTTCATCGCATACAAGGCCCGCCGGGCGGGGGTGGCGGTGGTGTACGTCGATCCGGCGTACACCTCTCGCACCTGCGCCGAGTGCGGGCACGTAGACAGGGCGAACCGGGTCTCGCAGGCCTGGTTCGCGTGCCGGTCCTGCGGATTCGTTGATCACGCAGACCGGAACGGCTCCCGCAACATCCGCGCTCGTGCGTGGGAATTGCGGCGACGCGGGGCCCCGTCAACGGCCCCCGCCCCACCCCGGATACCCGGGAGCGGGGCTGGACGCAAACGCAGCATCACCGCCAGTGATGCCCGTTATGCAAGCCCGGCGCTTTAG